Proteins from one Hyperolius riggenbachi isolate aHypRig1 chromosome 2, aHypRig1.pri, whole genome shotgun sequence genomic window:
- the SIK1 gene encoding serine/threonine-protein kinase SIK1 gives MVVLKDSCAAGSAPRRPLRVGFYDIEGTLGKGNFAVVKLARHRVTNTQVAIKIIDKTRLDRTNLEKIYREVQIMKRLRHPNVIRLYQVMETRDMIYIVTEYAKNGELFDYLTERGRLTEDEARLKFLQILTAVEYCHSQNVVHRDLKTENLLLGEDMCVKLADFGFGNFYMDGRPLNTWCGSPPYAAPEVFQGKEYEGPLLDVWSLGVVLYVLLCGSFPFDGPSLPVLRQRVLEGRFRIPFYMSEDCESLLRKMLAVDPAKRLNIAQIKQHRWLQGTQLPVPDPVPSTEPSLQVLAIMQSLGIDRERTVQALQNDTNDHYAAIYYLLVERLQESRLGQSFLQTPPPPDFTKVSSISPLLCQPQADVANYDCDLSAPLQTLLHLGEPPCLRGSVPPTLVTLRDSPLSEEPQLYEAIRKSCHVNTTAPSILVSSTSSPSNSLENCLSPSFTHLPLTSGTSRCTAPLSAQSATPVLQYQGVATANNLPLTFQEGRRASDTSLTQGISALRQLRRSVRVRGLLCLSKLRHRGSVARGGRPLVISGESHGLLQNVLLQQRLLQMSLSPPSMSPPIMSPPSMSAPILEPAASFSQSSCSIAQPHLGAPQAVYCNMDCSPNIAPCAS, from the exons ATGGTAGTTTTGAAGGACAGTTGTGCTGCgggcagcgccccccgaaggccgcTGCGGGTTGGCTTTTATGACATTGAAGGAACTCTGGGAAAAGGAAACTTTGCAGTGGTGAAGCTTGCTCGTCATCGTGTCACCAATACTCAG GTTGCAATTAAGATTATCGACAAAACTCGGTTGGACCGAACCAACTTGGAGAAGATCTATCGAGAAGTTCAGATTATGAAGCGATTGCGTCATCCAAACGTCATCCGCCTTTATCAG GTGATGGAGACCCGGGACATGATCTATATCGTTACTGAATATGCCAAGAATGGAGAGCTATTTG ATTATCTGACGGAACGCGGGCGGCTGACAGAAGACGAGGCGCGGCTGAAGTTCCTGCAGATCTTGACAGCAGTGGAGTATTGTCATTCACAGAATGTTGTTCACCGAGACCTGAAGACTGAAAATCTTCTGCTGGGCGAGGACATGTGCGTCAAGCTGGCCG ATTTTGGATTTGGAAACTTTTATATGGATGGTCGACCCCTGAATACTTGGTGTGGAAGCCCTCCGTATGCTGCTCCAGAAGTTTTCCAGGGGAAGGAGTATGAGGGTCCTCTGCTGGATGTTTGG AGTCTGGGCGTGGTCCTCTATGTTTTGCTTTGTGGCTCCTTCCCATTTGATGGTCCAAGTTTGCCCGTCTTGCGTCAGAGGGTGCTGGAGGGGAGATTTCGCATCCCATTCTACATGTCGGAAG ATTGCGAGTCCTTGCTGCGCAAGATGTTGGCAGTGGATCCCGCTAAACGTCTGAACATTGCACAGATTAAACAGCACAGATGGTTACAGGGCACCCAACTGCCTGTGCCCGACCCCGTCCCCAGCACTGAACCTTCTCTTCAAGTCCTTGCCATCATGCAGAGCCTGGGTATAGACCGAGAGCGCACTGTACAG GCTCTGCAGAATGACACGAATGaccactatgctgctatctactaCCTCCTGGTGGAGCGATTACAGGAGTCTCGCCTGGGACAATCCTTCCTCCAGACCCCGCCCCCTCCAGACTTCACCAAG GTCTCCAGCatctccccactgctgtgccagCCTCAGGCAGATGTGGCCAACTACGACTGTGACCTGAGTGCGCCTCtgcag ACATTGTTACATCTGGGAGAGCCGCCATGTCTTAGGGGTTCCGTGCCCCCCACACTGGTCACCCTGCGGGACTCGCCACTCTCTGAGGAGCCACAGTTGTATGAGGCAATCCGAAAGAGCTGCCACGTgaacaccacagcaccca GTATCCTTGTCTCCTCCACGTCATCTCCGTCCAACAGTCTGGAGAATTGCCTGTCGCCATCCTTCACCCATCTCCCGCTAACATCTGGCACGTCCCGCTGCACTGCCCCCCTCAGTGCTCAGTCCGCAACACCTGTCCTGCAATACCAGGGAGTCGCTACAGCTAATAACCTGCCGCTCACTTTCCAAGAGGGACGACGTGCCTCCGACACCTCCCTCACTCAGG GAATAAGCGCTCTTCGGCAGCTCCGGAGGTCGGTACGAGTGCGCGGCCTGTTGTGTCTCAGTAAATTACGACATAGAGGATCTGTGGCACGAGGGGGACGGCCTCTGGTCATTTCAGGAGAGTCACATGGCTTGCTGCAGAATGTTCTGCTTCAGCAAAG GTTGCTGCAGATGTCTTTGTCTCCGCCCAGCATGTCTCCGCCCATCATGTCTCCGCCCAGCATGTCTGCACCGATCCTGGAGCCCGCCGCCTCCTTCAGCCAGTCGTCATGCAGCATCGCACAGCCGCACCTTGGGGCCCCGCAGGCTGTATACTGTAATATGGACTGTAGCCCCAACATTGCCCCATGCGCCTCCTAA